The genomic window gtctgtctgtctgtgtgtctgtctgtctgtctatgtgtctgtctgtctgtctatgtatctgtctgtctgtctatgtgtctgtgtgtctgtctgtctgtctcagtTTAATTTGTAAGAAACAACGTGTCATCTgcattaaagtatatttttactAATCTTCAATTTAGTGCACACATAATTTTAGGatcttatttatatttatgttgctttaacaagttttttattttacttatcTTAAGCCGAACAATATCTAGCAAAAACTAcaaaatataatgttatatttCTGTAATAATTCATATTGTTTCAAACTTAGTTCAACTCTTTGATCTTGTTCTATTTAACCAGATTTGATACTTTACAGTATTCTGTCGCAAAAGAACTTTATTAAATTGTTCGTGTCCCAGttgtaaataattataattaattttGAAAGCTTTCTGACTGAACTCAGGTGTGAATTCTGTCGTTTCGACCTTCTAATAATCTTCTTAATGTTTCGTCAGCGCTCCCGAGGCCGGGCTGCGTCTGCATCCGGACCCGGTCCTCTCGGGTCCCCCTGGGGGTCGTCAGGAGGATTCAGCTGATCCCCGTTTCAGGACTCTGTCGCCGGACTGAAGTCATGTGAGTTCTGGTTCTGAGgagaaatatgtcaaatataCTCCTGGAAATTAGAATCTTACCTCCAATAACATAATAAAggaactcttcttcttcttcttcttctttttttttaaagtcgcAATACCAAAATGTAAAATTGCTCAATAACATGTAAAAGTCAGATAAAGTATAGTCAGCAGAATttaagtaaaagtgaaagtattCATCTTGCTTTAAATGTTTCAGCGAGTTTTATCTGTCAAAAGTTGATCttgtatatttttcattttaaatcctaAATCtgcagtaatatatatatatatatatatatatatatatatatatatctggtaAACTGCATATTATTTCACGGTAACTCTTAATATTTCcggtgaataataataataaaatagcagTATCTCGCCCCCAGAGTCACCAGGAGGAACGGCTCTAAAGTTTGTGTCGACCCGAAGGA from Cyclopterus lumpus isolate fCycLum1 chromosome 9, fCycLum1.pri, whole genome shotgun sequence includes these protein-coding regions:
- the LOC117736173 gene encoding C-X-C motif chemokine 11-1, with protein sequence MRTGALLLLVTLTLCGITSLHALPRPGCVCIRTRSSRVPLGVVRRIQLIPVSGLCRRTEVIVTRRNGSKVCVDPKEKWVNELLSNLAKNKNENSGSN